Proteins from one Chthoniobacterales bacterium genomic window:
- a CDS encoding polysaccharide pyruvyl transferase family protein, whose product MQNTHPNIALVCGFWGQNIGNAFFNIGGKWILEQVFPDKRVEYILDQPGYRTFHKQHTGNPKNDFGLLKHLDVEYIVLQGPMLTTSFPALWEETFAALTARGTKIILLGAAMFRYNEEEKAVNLAFLKKYRPAIISTRDHETWEVFKDSADFTHSGIDSAFFMTDSYQPFKIAGTSYITMNFDRWPEPNVVLDKPDPSADHNFDALSHHWSLTFPKFQYNMASKDKIKAYLGAMLDFRKLPATLAGYDVVRPEHRFNPHITWKVYRQPNAVASDEPWTYFTVYANTNLTISDRVHACVATLAYGKPAMLFTPSPRSNLFARLGLTDIKKKPVTLDPELLRKNKTEELDFLKNAARQLG is encoded by the coding sequence ATGCAAAACACTCATCCCAACATAGCCCTGGTCTGCGGATTCTGGGGCCAAAACATTGGCAACGCCTTTTTTAACATCGGAGGTAAATGGATTCTCGAACAGGTCTTTCCAGACAAACGGGTCGAATACATTCTCGACCAGCCGGGCTACCGCACTTTTCACAAGCAGCATACTGGCAACCCAAAAAATGATTTCGGTCTGCTGAAGCATCTCGATGTCGAATACATTGTCCTCCAAGGGCCGATGCTGACCACGAGTTTTCCGGCTCTTTGGGAGGAAACCTTCGCCGCTCTTACCGCGCGCGGAACCAAAATCATCCTACTGGGTGCCGCCATGTTTCGTTACAACGAGGAGGAAAAAGCCGTCAATCTGGCCTTCCTGAAAAAGTATCGTCCTGCCATCATCAGCACGCGCGACCACGAAACATGGGAAGTCTTTAAAGATTCTGCGGACTTTACACACTCCGGCATCGACAGCGCTTTCTTCATGACGGATTCCTATCAGCCGTTTAAGATCGCGGGGACGAGTTACATCACCATGAACTTCGATCGCTGGCCGGAGCCGAATGTCGTTTTGGACAAGCCCGATCCCTCCGCCGATCACAATTTCGATGCCCTCTCGCATCATTGGTCCCTCACCTTTCCCAAATTTCAATACAACATGGCCAGCAAGGACAAAATCAAGGCCTACCTCGGCGCCATGCTCGACTTTCGCAAGCTGCCCGCCACCCTCGCCGGTTACGACGTCGTCCGCCCCGAGCACCGCTTCAACCCGCACATCACCTGGAAGGTTTATCGCCAGCCCAACGCCGTCGCCTCCGACGAGCCGTGGACCTATTTCACGGTTTACGCGAATACCAACCTCACCATCAGTGACCGCGTCCATGCCTGTGTTGCCACCCTGGCCTATGGAAAACCGGCCATGCTATTCACCCCGTCTCCACGCTCCAACTTGTTCGCACGTCTGGGCCTCACGGACATTAAGAAAAAACCAGTCACGCTCGACCCGGAACTACTCCGCAAAAACAAGACCGAGGAACTGGATTTCCTGAAAAACGCCGCACGTCAACTCGGTTAA
- a CDS encoding glycosyltransferase family 4 protein: MKIHLITNLFHPDELAGASLFTDLAVYLHAQGHDVRVTTTFPYYPAWKLRPEDVGVRLREETFRGFPLRRVQMFVPAKPTGGSRVKSDLSFFFSLLQRARFPGWTPEVVLTASPMFSQCLVQNFLYPGKNIPKLIVVQDFVVDAALELKMLNLPGLPWFLLGLENWAFKSAQTLFTISQPMLEKLQGKLKGSRRCLLVPNWIHRSLEDEIQRQHPTPVVREKATLFYSGNLGIKQGLPFFIDSFKDCSGPWNLKVHGGGAELETLLTQVDGVDSVTLGGVLDEVDYVHSLRTATACLITQKPGVGANFLPSKLLPALATGTPILAVCEADSPLGREVIEGQFGEVINPADTPALEQTLRRWQSEPDLLAAMGAKSLARGKLYSRETILPQYESELRRLVEKNR, translated from the coding sequence ATGAAAATCCATCTCATCACCAACCTGTTTCATCCAGACGAACTGGCCGGAGCCTCGCTCTTTACCGACCTGGCCGTTTATCTGCATGCGCAGGGGCATGATGTTCGCGTCACCACCACCTTCCCCTACTATCCAGCCTGGAAACTGCGTCCGGAGGATGTCGGGGTAAGACTTCGCGAGGAAACTTTCCGGGGTTTTCCCCTGCGGCGGGTGCAGATGTTTGTGCCGGCTAAACCTACGGGCGGCAGTCGGGTTAAATCGGACTTGAGCTTTTTTTTCAGCCTGCTCCAGCGGGCCAGATTTCCAGGGTGGACACCTGAGGTCGTGCTCACCGCCTCTCCGATGTTTTCACAATGCCTCGTGCAGAACTTCCTCTACCCTGGAAAAAATATTCCCAAGCTCATCGTCGTGCAGGATTTCGTGGTGGATGCCGCGCTTGAACTGAAGATGCTCAATCTTCCCGGCTTGCCGTGGTTTCTCCTTGGCCTGGAAAACTGGGCCTTCAAATCCGCGCAAACCTTGTTCACGATCAGCCAGCCAATGCTGGAAAAACTCCAGGGCAAACTCAAGGGCAGCCGACGGTGCCTCCTGGTGCCGAATTGGATTCACCGCAGCTTGGAAGACGAAATCCAGCGTCAGCACCCGACTCCGGTGGTCCGCGAAAAAGCCACTCTTTTTTACTCTGGCAACCTCGGGATCAAGCAAGGGCTGCCATTTTTTATCGACTCCTTTAAAGACTGCTCCGGCCCTTGGAATCTGAAGGTGCATGGCGGCGGGGCCGAGTTGGAAACTCTGCTCACTCAGGTTGACGGGGTGGACTCCGTCACCCTCGGAGGAGTGCTGGATGAAGTGGACTACGTGCATTCCCTGCGCACTGCCACCGCCTGCCTCATCACCCAAAAACCCGGAGTGGGTGCCAATTTTCTCCCTAGCAAACTGCTACCCGCGCTGGCCACCGGCACTCCTATCTTGGCCGTCTGCGAAGCCGACAGCCCTCTCGGCAGGGAAGTCATCGAGGGGCAGTTTGGGGAGGTCATCAACCCGGCGGACACACCGGCTCTGGAGCAAACTCTCCGGCGCTGGCAGTCCGAGCCAGATCTCCTGGCCGCGATGGGGGCGAAAAGTCTCGCCCGCGGAAAGCTCTACAGCCGCGAGACAATCCTTCCGCAATACGAAAGCGAACTCCGCCGATTGGTGGAAAAAAACCGATAG
- a CDS encoding lipopolysaccharide biosynthesis protein translates to MESIRTQAAKGAGWSAAEGIAGQVISFLLFLALARLLTPSDFGVVAVANLCVMIIQAFIYQGLGQAIIQFADLDDQYLDTVFCINLAAGIFFFLLTLLMAPWVGHWFQTPGLAGVLCWLSPVFLISGLTDVQNNLLARKMNFQALARRTLFSYFAGGIVGVAMALRGGGVWSLVGQQLTIAVVNLIVLWTASDWRPGFQFCPRRARRLLIFGVKIFWVDLLGLINRRSDQLFIGKFFGPLTTGFYAVGSRVSMLLSEILAKSIARVSLSALSRLQNQTARFADALCEIVEMQGVLVFPIAIGLAVVAPEVMHICFGAKWAASVPIMQALLLACPFDALSGAHHSALVAQGRPGWSSLLTTAHAVLNLIFFAVAIHWGAVAVALAFSLRAILLYPVELLALRHTLHFPILRFGKLVFFPITATCLMAGSLILLRKDLLSAWPPAINLLVSVCLGAAIYIFLIIGLNRTLFQKIRQLLLRPVVLV, encoded by the coding sequence ATGGAAAGTATACGCACACAAGCCGCGAAAGGAGCGGGCTGGTCCGCAGCGGAAGGCATCGCCGGACAGGTTATCTCGTTCCTGCTTTTTCTGGCGCTGGCACGTCTTCTAACCCCGTCAGATTTTGGCGTGGTGGCGGTGGCCAACCTGTGCGTGATGATTATCCAGGCCTTTATTTACCAAGGACTCGGGCAGGCCATCATTCAGTTTGCCGATCTGGATGACCAATATCTGGACACTGTTTTTTGCATCAACCTCGCAGCAGGCATTTTCTTCTTTCTGCTGACCCTGCTGATGGCGCCGTGGGTCGGACATTGGTTTCAAACTCCCGGTCTGGCAGGGGTACTCTGCTGGCTTTCGCCCGTTTTTCTCATTTCGGGACTCACTGATGTGCAAAACAATTTGCTGGCCCGGAAAATGAATTTTCAAGCCCTCGCCCGGCGCACTTTGTTTTCCTATTTCGCGGGCGGCATCGTGGGCGTGGCCATGGCCCTGCGCGGTGGCGGAGTCTGGAGTCTGGTGGGGCAACAGCTAACCATAGCCGTAGTTAATCTCATCGTTCTCTGGACGGCCAGTGACTGGCGTCCGGGTTTTCAGTTCTGTCCCCGACGCGCCCGGCGCCTGCTCATTTTCGGTGTGAAGATCTTCTGGGTGGACCTGCTTGGTTTGATTAACAGGCGCTCGGACCAGCTTTTTATCGGCAAATTTTTTGGCCCGCTGACCACTGGTTTCTACGCTGTCGGATCGCGCGTCTCGATGCTTCTCTCTGAGATTCTCGCAAAATCCATCGCGAGAGTTAGTCTGAGCGCCTTGTCACGTCTGCAAAATCAGACGGCCCGGTTTGCCGATGCCTTGTGCGAAATCGTGGAAATGCAGGGCGTGCTCGTCTTTCCCATTGCCATCGGTCTGGCGGTGGTAGCGCCCGAAGTCATGCACATCTGCTTTGGTGCCAAATGGGCCGCCTCTGTCCCGATAATGCAGGCCCTGCTTCTGGCATGTCCGTTCGATGCCCTTTCCGGTGCCCACCATTCCGCGCTCGTCGCCCAAGGCAGACCCGGCTGGTCCTCCCTGCTTACCACTGCACATGCAGTACTTAATCTGATCTTCTTCGCAGTAGCCATCCACTGGGGCGCGGTGGCGGTGGCGCTGGCCTTTTCATTGCGTGCCATTCTCCTGTACCCCGTGGAATTGCTGGCCCTCCGCCATACCTTGCATTTCCCCATTCTTCGCTTTGGGAAACTAGTTTTTTTCCCCATCACGGCGACCTGTCTGATGGCTGGCTCGCTCATTCTGCTCCGCAAAGACCTGCTCTCCGCATGGCCGCCCGCGATCAATCTTCTGGTGTCCGTATGTCTGGGAGCCGCGATTTACATTTTTCTGATCATCGGTCTCAACCGGACACTCTTTCAGAAAATCCGTCAGCTTCTGCTTCGCCCCGTGGTCTTGGTATAG
- a CDS encoding glycosyltransferase family 4 protein, with the protein MFPPHIMGGAEMAAHSLALWLAEQGHRIHVLTSAHERNLTGLQNLSENLTVERHYFPSVYQIYRASERNPLMKVVWHAHDHYHLASERITAGVIERFQPDLINTHSLQGIGYNLLRSIAKSGLPCVQTLHDFAFLCINVNRFKHGRECDRHHLPCQLSTLLKRAYLEKIERLAFWSPSQALLGPHRPHLPAHAEATAIPLPLQFEQPALQPRSTSGPIRLLYVGQVTPWKGVGFLLEVVSQLPSQIPFQLEIIGGGSDLTPLMEKYGSDPRIHFRGKLPPEKVGAHMARADLLLTPSLWFENAPLVISQAIQIGLPVFASRIGGLPELVEDGISGRLLAAGDSTAWSAALSEVLTHPDLLDRWRAGAITLQPRFSQNALGERVLELFRRTISPVGQPALAAC; encoded by the coding sequence ATGTTTCCACCCCACATCATGGGTGGTGCGGAGATGGCGGCGCATTCCCTCGCCCTCTGGCTGGCAGAGCAGGGACATCGGATCCATGTGCTAACCTCCGCGCACGAGCGGAACCTAACTGGACTGCAAAATCTCTCCGAAAACCTGACCGTCGAGCGGCATTATTTTCCCAGCGTTTACCAAATCTACCGCGCCAGCGAACGCAACCCTCTGATGAAAGTCGTCTGGCATGCGCACGACCATTATCATCTCGCCTCCGAGCGCATCACCGCCGGGGTGATTGAGCGTTTTCAGCCCGACCTCATCAACACTCACAGCTTGCAAGGCATCGGCTACAACCTCCTGCGCTCCATCGCCAAAAGCGGGCTGCCCTGTGTCCAGACGCTCCACGATTTCGCGTTTCTCTGCATCAACGTGAACCGCTTCAAACACGGGCGCGAGTGCGACCGGCATCATCTTCCCTGCCAACTTTCCACCCTGCTCAAGCGCGCCTATCTCGAAAAAATCGAACGCCTCGCCTTCTGGTCTCCATCGCAGGCTTTGCTGGGTCCGCATCGTCCTCATTTGCCGGCACACGCGGAAGCGACCGCCATTCCATTGCCACTCCAGTTTGAGCAACCCGCCCTGCAGCCGCGCTCCACTTCCGGCCCGATCCGGCTGTTATACGTTGGCCAAGTCACTCCATGGAAAGGCGTGGGTTTTCTCCTCGAAGTCGTCAGCCAGCTCCCCAGCCAGATTCCATTTCAACTCGAAATCATCGGCGGAGGCAGCGACCTAACTCCGCTCATGGAAAAATACGGCAGCGATCCACGCATCCACTTTCGCGGCAAACTTCCCCCGGAAAAAGTCGGCGCCCACATGGCCCGCGCCGACCTCCTGCTTACTCCTTCGCTCTGGTTTGAAAATGCGCCGCTGGTCATTTCCCAGGCGATTCAGATCGGACTCCCCGTTTTCGCCAGCCGCATTGGCGGACTTCCTGAACTCGTCGAGGATGGCATCAGCGGAAGACTTCTAGCTGCCGGCGACTCCACCGCCTGGAGCGCCGCCTTGAGCGAAGTCCTGACTCATCCCGATCTGCTGGATCGCTGGCGGGCGGGGGCGATCACGTTGCAACCGCGCTTTTCGCAGAATGCCCTGGGCGAGCGCGTGCTCGAACTTTTTCGCCGGACGATTTCTCCGGTCGGTCAACCCGCTCTAGCCGCATGTTGA
- a CDS encoding glycosyltransferase codes for MKVLLRIRGDVDQFPGGDYVQLLETKAALEKLGVHCTVAPGLEKIAGEFDVVHLFNTTRVHETWLQFLAAKEQNQRIVLSPIWHSLEDMRRFYRHLYRVPMFPIVSYLAAKEFFYARRSGLPIHPAATLRFASMQRRLIQECDAILPNSETELEVLTRESGVQPKASFISPLGLKPRTVKPNSNRRDLICAGRIEPRKNQLSVVRAFKKLRRDGRKLRLYGQRNESHAKYVRQVLNECVEGWVEYGGSIPQENLLAACESSQVAILMSFFETFGLAALEGLSAGAILCLSDTAYNRGIYGDRAIYSDPYSVDSIAEGLAKAIDLPLTDHSSFLKTYTWENAARTTLQAYQHVVSH; via the coding sequence ATGAAAGTGTTGCTCCGAATCCGTGGCGACGTGGACCAGTTTCCGGGCGGCGATTATGTCCAGCTTCTGGAAACCAAAGCTGCCCTCGAAAAACTAGGCGTCCACTGCACCGTCGCTCCTGGCTTGGAAAAAATCGCGGGCGAGTTCGATGTTGTTCACTTATTCAACACGACACGCGTCCACGAGACCTGGCTACAATTCCTCGCCGCTAAAGAGCAAAACCAACGCATAGTGCTTAGTCCGATCTGGCATTCGCTGGAAGACATGCGCCGCTTCTACCGTCACCTTTATCGGGTGCCGATGTTTCCGATTGTTAGCTATCTCGCGGCCAAGGAATTTTTCTACGCGCGCCGCTCCGGACTTCCCATTCACCCTGCTGCCACACTGCGCTTCGCCTCCATGCAGCGGCGACTCATCCAGGAATGCGACGCCATTCTTCCTAACTCGGAGACCGAACTCGAAGTCCTAACACGCGAATCTGGAGTCCAGCCCAAGGCGAGTTTCATTTCACCGCTGGGATTGAAACCGCGCACAGTGAAACCTAACTCGAATCGTCGCGACCTGATTTGCGCGGGCCGCATCGAACCCCGCAAGAACCAACTGAGCGTCGTCCGCGCTTTCAAAAAATTGCGCCGCGATGGACGCAAACTCCGCCTCTACGGCCAGCGCAACGAGTCGCACGCGAAGTATGTTAGACAAGTCCTCAACGAATGCGTCGAAGGCTGGGTCGAATACGGCGGGAGCATCCCGCAAGAGAATTTGCTCGCTGCCTGTGAGTCGAGTCAGGTCGCTATCTTGATGAGTTTCTTCGAGACATTTGGCCTCGCCGCCCTCGAAGGACTCTCCGCTGGCGCCATACTTTGCCTGAGCGACACCGCCTACAATCGCGGCATTTACGGCGACCGCGCGATTTACTCCGATCCCTATTCCGTGGATTCCATCGCCGAAGGTCTGGCCAAGGCCATTGATTTACCGTTGACCGATCATTCGTCCTTCCTCAAAACTTACACTTGGGAAAATGCCGCCAGAACCACTCTGCAAGCCTACCAGCATGTCGTCAGCCACTAA
- a CDS encoding glycosyltransferase family 2 protein, translated as MSSATNILSVLIVTYQSLNEIVGCLESIPSTLSQGAVEVILVDNDSGDGTAELVEQKFRHVTLIRAGGNLGFSRSNNLAFARSTGQVILYLNPDTIVNPDALESCLTRVINEPNLGIISPKLVQGDGTLDLACRRSIPSIWDGFTRATGLAKFFPKVRLFAGYNLTYLPDNETYPVGCVNGAFMMVRRNVLDQIGLLDEQFFMYGEDLDLCYRCQQAGFQVIYDGRHTIVHLKGQSSAKNYRAASRQIFIATEQFYQKNFNPRNSYLTRLKYRSLFFLWRALAKTIAVLIGYKRSRPL; from the coding sequence ATGTCGTCAGCCACTAACATCCTGTCGGTGCTGATCGTCACCTATCAGTCGCTCAACGAAATCGTTGGCTGTCTGGAATCCATCCCCTCCACGCTGAGCCAGGGCGCGGTGGAAGTCATATTAGTCGATAACGATTCCGGTGATGGCACTGCCGAGTTAGTCGAACAAAAATTCCGGCACGTCACCCTTATTCGCGCTGGTGGAAATCTCGGCTTCAGCCGTTCTAACAATCTTGCCTTTGCCCGCTCCACGGGCCAGGTGATCCTCTATCTAAACCCCGACACAATTGTTAACCCCGACGCTCTGGAGTCGTGTCTAACCCGGGTCATCAACGAGCCTAACCTCGGCATCATTTCTCCCAAACTCGTCCAGGGCGACGGCACGCTCGATCTCGCCTGCCGCCGCTCCATTCCCTCAATCTGGGACGGCTTCACCCGGGCGACTGGACTTGCGAAATTTTTTCCGAAAGTCCGGCTCTTCGCTGGATATAATCTCACCTACCTCCCCGACAACGAGACCTATCCCGTCGGTTGCGTGAACGGCGCCTTCATGATGGTTAGGAGAAACGTCCTCGATCAGATCGGTCTGCTCGACGAGCAGTTTTTCATGTATGGCGAGGACCTCGACCTCTGCTACCGCTGTCAGCAGGCAGGTTTCCAAGTGATCTACGATGGACGACACACCATCGTACATCTCAAGGGCCAGAGTTCCGCGAAGAATTACCGCGCCGCATCGCGTCAGATTTTCATAGCGACGGAGCAGTTCTACCAAAAGAACTTCAACCCGCGTAATTCGTATCTAACTCGACTGAAATATCGCAGCCTTTTTTTCCTCTGGCGCGCGCTGGCCAAGACGATCGCCGTCCTCATTGGCTATAAACGTTCCCGACCCTTATAG
- a CDS encoding phytanoyl-CoA dioxygenase family protein, which yields MLDVNHGLLTEEQIRFFQENGYLCLDQISPPEEVASLIGIYDRLFSEKAGREQGAHFDMVGQDKDDQTPVSPQIINPVYFAPELKETQFRANALEIAKQLLGPDAKYMFEHAILKPPRIGAPTPWHQDEAFRRNHPPGYQEISIWMPLQDVDQSSGCLEYLPGSHRKPVLKHGSPGNDPSVHALECVGEFDEAAAVACPLPAGGCTIHHCRTLHHSTWNHSTHPRRAYILGFAVPPKGNPKLSPEFPWNEEKTTADKQRKLAWRKRGGIFVEIVRKIQARLFH from the coding sequence ATGTTAGATGTTAACCATGGCTTATTGACGGAGGAGCAGATTCGTTTCTTCCAAGAGAACGGTTATCTCTGCCTCGATCAAATCAGTCCGCCGGAAGAAGTAGCGAGTCTGATTGGAATCTACGACCGCCTTTTCTCGGAAAAAGCCGGACGGGAACAAGGCGCACATTTCGACATGGTTGGTCAGGACAAGGACGACCAGACGCCGGTATCCCCGCAAATCATCAACCCCGTGTATTTTGCGCCCGAGTTAAAGGAGACTCAGTTCCGGGCCAACGCGCTGGAAATTGCCAAACAGTTACTCGGGCCTGACGCGAAATACATGTTCGAGCACGCCATCTTGAAGCCGCCCAGGATCGGCGCGCCGACCCCGTGGCATCAGGACGAGGCATTTCGCCGAAACCACCCGCCGGGTTATCAGGAAATCAGTATCTGGATGCCGCTGCAGGACGTGGATCAGTCGAGCGGCTGCCTCGAATATCTCCCTGGCTCGCATCGCAAACCGGTCTTGAAACATGGCTCGCCGGGCAATGATCCGTCGGTTCACGCGCTGGAATGTGTGGGTGAATTTGACGAAGCCGCCGCGGTTGCGTGCCCGTTGCCTGCAGGCGGATGCACGATTCATCACTGCCGCACCCTGCATCATTCGACGTGGAATCATTCCACCCATCCACGTCGGGCTTACATTCTCGGCTTCGCGGTTCCTCCCAAGGGAAATCCCAAGCTTTCGCCGGAGTTTCCATGGAACGAGGAGAAGACAACAGCGGACAAACAGCGCAAACTCGCCTGGCGGAAACGCGGTGGAATCTTTGTGGAGATTGTTAGGAAAATCCAAGCGCGGCTTTTTCATTAG
- a CDS encoding thioredoxin domain-containing protein has translation MSNRLASEQSPYLLQHANNPVDWFPWGPEAFEKARAENKPIFLSIGYSTCHWCHVMEHESFENEATARYLNEHFVSIKVDREERPDVDRIYMTFVQSTTGSGGWPMSVWLTPELKPFVGGTYFPPQDNYGRAGFSTVLARIVEAWETNHEAVVEQSRQMTEAIRGDAQKTTSTDLTMEPIRKIYDYAVRMFDKDWGGFGGAPKFPRPAMFNILIRISASQLFTNIEQTITLRMIRETLRAMARGGMHDHLGGGFHRYSVDRFWHVPHFEKMLYDQAQLVIAYLENWQRSSGGEKTSREIATNILEYVLHDLLSPEGGFYSAEDADSLPSAGSPKKIEGAFYVWKKSEIEALLDDDAEIFSQFYDVSPAGNAREGSDPHGEFAGENILYQKKGLTSIAKATGLNKSELEQRLERSRKRLLEVRNRRPRPHRDEKVLTSWNGLMISAFARCGAAFGERRYISAATTAADFILTRVLTTDGKLARSFCKTSSFIPAFTDDYAFLIQGLLDLYEATFDSRWLEQAAQLQSEQDALFYDQENGGYFSTRESASDIIARLKDDYDGAEPSANAIAATNLLRLATIKNDDTLRKQALLTLQSLAPAMTRMPQAVPQILVALESALIPPQQLVLAGKPGTRDFEALTREISRRFLPHLSLVLAKDCPLPMPMIDGKATAFLCENFVCQLPVISPADLAQMLDA, from the coding sequence ATGTCCAACCGCCTCGCCTCCGAGCAGTCTCCCTACCTTCTCCAACACGCCAACAATCCCGTGGACTGGTTTCCCTGGGGACCGGAGGCTTTTGAGAAGGCCAGGGCGGAGAACAAACCCATCTTTCTCTCCATCGGCTACTCGACGTGTCACTGGTGTCATGTGATGGAACACGAGTCGTTTGAAAATGAGGCAACCGCGCGTTATCTCAACGAGCATTTTGTTAGCATCAAAGTGGACCGCGAGGAACGTCCCGATGTGGATCGCATCTACATGACCTTCGTTCAGTCAACCACCGGCAGCGGCGGCTGGCCGATGAGCGTCTGGCTTACACCGGAGTTAAAACCCTTTGTCGGCGGCACTTATTTTCCGCCGCAGGACAACTACGGACGCGCCGGTTTTTCCACCGTACTAGCTCGCATCGTCGAGGCATGGGAAACTAACCATGAGGCTGTGGTCGAGCAATCGCGGCAGATGACAGAAGCGATTCGAGGCGATGCGCAGAAAACCACGTCCACCGATCTAACCATGGAGCCCATTCGCAAAATCTATGACTACGCCGTGCGGATGTTTGACAAGGACTGGGGAGGCTTCGGCGGGGCACCCAAGTTTCCGCGCCCGGCGATGTTTAATATTCTCATCCGAATCTCTGCCAGCCAGCTTTTTACTAACATCGAGCAGACGATCACTCTGCGCATGATCCGCGAGACGCTTCGAGCCATGGCTCGCGGCGGGATGCACGATCACCTCGGAGGCGGGTTCCATCGTTATTCCGTGGACCGCTTCTGGCACGTGCCGCATTTTGAGAAAATGCTCTATGATCAGGCGCAGCTAGTCATCGCCTATCTGGAAAACTGGCAGCGCTCCAGCGGCGGGGAAAAAACATCCCGCGAGATCGCGACTAACATCCTGGAATATGTCCTGCACGATCTGCTCTCGCCGGAAGGCGGCTTCTACTCCGCCGAAGACGCCGACAGTCTGCCATCGGCTGGCAGCCCCAAGAAAATCGAGGGCGCGTTTTACGTTTGGAAAAAGAGCGAGATCGAAGCTTTGCTCGACGATGACGCGGAAATTTTCTCGCAGTTTTACGATGTATCCCCCGCTGGCAATGCCCGCGAAGGCAGCGATCCGCACGGGGAATTTGCAGGCGAGAATATTCTCTATCAAAAGAAGGGGCTGACCAGCATCGCCAAGGCGACCGGTCTGAATAAATCCGAGTTGGAGCAGCGTCTGGAACGCTCGCGCAAGCGTCTGCTGGAAGTCCGCAACCGCCGTCCACGACCGCATCGCGATGAGAAAGTTCTAACCTCGTGGAATGGGTTGATGATTTCCGCCTTTGCCCGCTGCGGCGCGGCGTTCGGCGAGCGGAGATATATTTCTGCCGCCACCACAGCCGCAGATTTCATTCTAACTCGAGTGCTAACCACTGACGGAAAACTGGCCCGCAGTTTCTGCAAAACCTCGTCCTTCATTCCGGCTTTCACTGATGATTACGCCTTCCTCATTCAAGGCTTGCTCGATCTCTACGAGGCAACTTTCGATTCACGATGGTTAGAACAGGCAGCGCAACTTCAGAGCGAGCAGGACGCCTTGTTCTATGACCAGGAAAACGGCGGCTATTTTTCCACTCGTGAAAGTGCCTCCGACATTATCGCCCGGCTGAAGGATGATTACGATGGAGCCGAACCCTCCGCGAATGCCATCGCCGCGACAAATTTGCTGCGCCTCGCCACGATCAAAAATGACGACACTTTGCGCAAGCAGGCCCTACTAACACTCCAGAGTCTCGCCCCTGCCATGACTCGCATGCCGCAGGCGGTGCCTCAGATATTAGTCGCACTCGAATCGGCGCTGATTCCTCCACAACAGTTAGTACTCGCGGGAAAACCAGGCACAAGGGATTTCGAGGCGCTGACACGGGAAATCTCCCGACGTTTTCTGCCGCATCTCTCGCTGGTTTTAGCGAAAGACTGTCCGCTGCCCATGCCGATGATCGACGGAAAAGCGACGGCTTTTCTTTGCGAAAACTTCGTCTGCCAGTTGCCAGTTATATCGCCCGCAGATCTAGCCCAGATGTTAGACGCGTGA
- a CDS encoding DUF4112 domain-containing protein: MPPDPDYIEVEVVSRGGKKTSQVPSGNGDPLFALIAKLMDNFFLVPGTNIRFGLDPIIGLIPGLGDTSGALISALLIVRGARAGLPRIVLTRMALNVLINTVGGTIPVLGDVFSVWFKSNQLNYALYQKHAGVTTNAAKTDWLFVIGLVAILLLVVGAIITLSMMLLVTLWKSLANSRV; encoded by the coding sequence ATGCCGCCTGATCCTGACTACATCGAGGTGGAAGTCGTCTCACGCGGCGGAAAGAAAACGAGCCAGGTTCCGTCGGGAAATGGTGATCCCTTGTTCGCGCTGATCGCGAAGTTGATGGATAATTTCTTTCTCGTCCCAGGGACTAACATCCGATTCGGACTCGACCCCATTATCGGGCTCATCCCCGGCTTGGGCGATACTTCAGGCGCGCTCATTTCAGCGCTGCTGATTGTGCGCGGAGCCCGGGCGGGACTTCCACGTATCGTTCTAACTCGCATGGCGCTCAACGTCCTGATCAACACCGTCGGCGGCACAATTCCCGTGCTGGGCGATGTCTTCTCCGTCTGGTTTAAGTCGAACCAGCTCAACTACGCTCTTTACCAGAAACACGCCGGTGTAACCACTAATGCAGCCAAAACAGACTGGCTTTTCGTCATCGGTTTGGTGGCGATTCTATTGTTAGTCGTTGGAGCGATCATCACGCTTTCCATGATGCTGCTTGTCACGCTTTGGAAATCGCTGGCGAACTCACGCGTCTAA